The following proteins are co-located in the Candidatus Nanosynbacter sp. HMT-352 genome:
- a CDS encoding DUF2797 domain-containing protein, with the protein MLPSEFLLSYASFNADNKPFIGCQVGDKIERYELFGQDLSLEFDFSVKYCAGWVDFENRCSQICPDYATVDEKYENCLKCRDKTGFNPAFYNANSVSAQQEKINQNPHFVYLAYFAPNVIKVGISQEERGIRRLLEQGARLAIKLETFSSALIARQYEAKISKLDGIVETLPVHKKLELIKLPFDRVIGEKELRQKLLEIEQKIGVSFPKSELIPCEDYFQTAGVDLSRVVLMKDCSQLVGHVRSIIGSIVITDYDDQLLAYNVKKLIGYRAQKVDGEIELDLPTEQLTLF; encoded by the coding sequence ATGCTACCGAGCGAGTTTCTGCTCAGTTATGCCAGTTTTAACGCCGACAATAAACCCTTTATTGGATGTCAAGTTGGCGATAAAATTGAGCGTTATGAATTATTCGGACAAGATTTATCTCTTGAGTTCGATTTTTCTGTTAAATATTGCGCGGGTTGGGTGGATTTTGAGAATCGCTGTAGCCAAATTTGTCCAGATTACGCCACGGTTGATGAAAAGTATGAAAATTGCTTAAAATGCCGCGATAAAACCGGCTTCAATCCAGCATTTTACAACGCCAATTCGGTTTCCGCTCAACAAGAAAAAATCAATCAAAATCCGCACTTTGTTTACTTGGCGTACTTCGCGCCGAACGTCATAAAAGTTGGAATCTCGCAAGAAGAGCGCGGAATTCGGAGATTATTGGAGCAGGGAGCGCGATTAGCCATAAAATTAGAAACGTTTTCTTCGGCATTAATCGCCAGGCAATATGAGGCAAAAATTTCCAAGCTGGACGGAATAGTTGAAACTCTGCCAGTTCACAAAAAGCTGGAATTGATAAAACTACCTTTTGATCGTGTGATTGGCGAAAAAGAATTGCGACAAAAATTACTTGAAATTGAGCAGAAAATTGGCGTGTCGTTTCCGAAATCCGAGCTAATTCCTTGCGAAGATTATTTTCAAACCGCTGGCGTTGATTTGTCACGTGTCGTTTTAATGAAGGATTGCAGTCAATTAGTCGGACATGTACGCAGTATCATCGGCTCAATTGTCATCACTGATTACGACGATCAGCTGCTGGCTTACAACGTTAAAAAGCTTATTGGCTATCGGGCGCAAAAAGTTGACGGAGAAATTGAGCTGGATTTACCAACCGAGCAATTAACGTTATTTTAA
- the rplL gene encoding 50S ribosomal protein L7/L12: MADIKKLAEELVKLTVLEVNELKNHLKEEYGIEPAAAAVAVAGPAAGGDAAAADEKTEFTVTLKDAGSQKVAVIKAVKEITGLGLGEAKAIVDGAPAPVKEKVSKDEAEAAKKTLEDAGATVELS; this comes from the coding sequence ATGGCTGATATTAAGAAATTGGCTGAAGAACTTGTAAAATTGACAGTTCTAGAAGTTAACGAATTGAAAAATCATCTTAAAGAAGAATACGGCATCGAGCCAGCTGCTGCAGCTGTCGCTGTTGCTGGTCCAGCTGCTGGTGGTGACGCCGCTGCTGCTGACGAAAAAACTGAGTTCACAGTTACTTTGAAAGACGCTGGTTCTCAGAAGGTTGCAGTCATCAAGGCTGTTAAAGAAATCACTGGCCTAGGTCTAGGTGAAGCAAAAGCTATCGTTGACGGCGCTCCAGCACCAGTCAAGGAAAAAGTTTCTAAAGACGAAGCTGAAGCTGCAAAGAAAACTTTGGAAGACGCTGGCGCTACTGTCGAGCTTTCATAA
- the dnaX gene encoding DNA polymerase III subunit gamma/tau — translation MSQALYRKYRSRSLDEVLGQDHVTSILRRALEQGKIAHAYLLTGPRGVGKTSVARILAHEINHLPYDDDSSNLDIIEIDAASNNGVDDIRALREKAQVAPVSAPKKVYIIDEVHMLSKSAFNALLKTLEEPPEHVVFILATTDADKLPATILSRVQQFFFRPIPTEIMTRQLMNIAKKEGFAIEEDAARLIAERSRGGFRDGISTLDQLSILATPDQPLTANMVTEYLGLSDATMLGNLLDSYPSDDNEKVLNIFQELENSGANSVIVSHQLLSIARNRLRKNPNLIRLVQQLIEVDRHPHPDLKLLTIFMNSNSQPTEKPVATKKDTTQTATQKPAEKPTPIKPAESAKPTEKPIEKEEKPADPAKKTAAKPKKTDAPLALNWEKVIERAKEKSLGLASLLQKSQWSFDGEKLTIYAGSAFYKKKLDDAKNKPLISEIISEETAMDLEIDIIGEKKPPEDEKLAEIAELMGGGEEVKLEDI, via the coding sequence ATGAGTCAGGCGCTATATCGTAAATATCGCAGTCGCAGTTTGGATGAAGTTTTAGGTCAAGATCACGTGACTAGTATTTTACGTCGAGCGTTAGAGCAGGGAAAAATTGCTCATGCGTACTTGTTGACTGGACCGCGTGGCGTGGGAAAAACATCGGTGGCGCGAATTCTGGCGCACGAGATTAACCATTTGCCATATGATGACGATTCTTCAAACTTGGATATTATTGAAATTGACGCAGCCAGCAATAACGGCGTTGATGACATTCGAGCCTTAAGGGAAAAAGCCCAAGTCGCGCCTGTTTCTGCGCCGAAAAAAGTTTATATCATCGACGAAGTTCACATGCTGTCAAAATCGGCATTTAACGCGCTATTAAAAACCCTGGAAGAACCGCCAGAGCACGTGGTATTTATCTTAGCTACAACCGACGCCGACAAACTTCCAGCCACCATTCTTAGCCGTGTGCAGCAATTTTTCTTCCGCCCAATTCCGACGGAAATTATGACGCGCCAGTTAATGAATATAGCGAAAAAAGAGGGATTCGCAATTGAAGAGGACGCCGCCAGGTTAATCGCTGAACGTTCCCGTGGCGGATTCCGTGACGGCATCAGTACGCTTGACCAATTGTCGATTTTAGCAACTCCAGACCAGCCGTTGACAGCGAATATGGTTACCGAATATTTGGGGCTGAGCGACGCGACGATGCTCGGCAATTTGTTGGATTCATATCCATCCGACGACAACGAAAAAGTCTTAAACATCTTTCAGGAATTAGAAAATAGCGGCGCAAATTCAGTTATCGTGTCACATCAATTATTGTCGATTGCTCGCAATAGGTTACGGAAAAATCCGAATCTTATTAGGTTAGTTCAGCAATTGATCGAGGTTGATCGACACCCGCACCCAGACTTGAAATTATTGACGATATTCATGAATAGCAATTCTCAGCCAACAGAAAAGCCAGTTGCGACAAAGAAAGATACAACTCAAACTGCGACCCAAAAACCCGCCGAAAAACCAACACCAATTAAGCCCGCAGAGTCAGCAAAACCGACCGAAAAGCCGATTGAAAAAGAAGAAAAACCAGCCGATCCAGCAAAAAAAACTGCCGCAAAACCAAAGAAAACCGACGCGCCACTAGCGCTAAATTGGGAAAAAGTCATTGAAAGAGCGAAGGAAAAATCCCTCGGGCTGGCGTCATTATTGCAGAAAAGTCAGTGGTCATTTGACGGTGAAAAATTGACAATTTACGCAGGTTCTGCGTTTTATAAGAAAAAACTGGACGACGCAAAAAACAAACCATTGATCTCGGAAATTATCTCAGAAGAAACCGCGATGGATTTGGAAATTGATATAATTGGAGAGAAGAAACCGCCAGAGGACGAAAAATTGGCGGAAATTGCAGAATTAATGGGTGGCGGCGAAGAAGTTAAGCTGGAGGATATTTAA
- the rplJ gene encoding 50S ribosomal protein L10 — translation MAISRDKKQTLVAELTELLKDAKGTAFARYQTLTVADLQELRKAAREAGVTIKVVKNRLVRVALQEIDTYKETDTSLLVGQLVYAVSSEDEVMPAKVLDTFAKTHPALQLAGGFSGEGLAISEADVKALAGLPSKDQLVAQVVSQLLSPVHDTVNALGGNLHGLLDGIEAKATA, via the coding sequence ATGGCAATTTCACGCGATAAAAAACAAACTTTGGTTGCTGAACTGACAGAGCTATTAAAAGACGCTAAGGGTACGGCTTTTGCTCGATATCAAACTCTTACCGTTGCCGACCTACAAGAACTACGCAAGGCAGCTCGCGAAGCGGGCGTTACCATCAAGGTTGTTAAAAACCGATTGGTACGTGTAGCTCTTCAGGAAATCGACACTTACAAAGAAACCGACACCAGCTTATTGGTTGGTCAATTGGTTTACGCCGTAAGTAGCGAAGATGAAGTTATGCCAGCAAAGGTATTGGATACGTTTGCAAAAACACATCCAGCATTACAACTTGCAGGTGGCTTCTCAGGCGAAGGCTTGGCAATTAGCGAAGCTGACGTTAAAGCATTGGCAGGCCTACCAAGCAAAGACCAACTCGTTGCTCAAGTGGTATCACAATTGCTATCACCAGTACACGACACGGTCAACGCGCTTGGCGGCAATTTGCACGGACTTTTGGACGGCATCGAAGCCAAAGCTACTGCTTAA